The genomic DNA GAGGACATCGACTGCTGTGACGGCCTTCTCGTCGGCGCAGATCTCGGCGTAGGCCAGGCGGGAGTGGTCGTCGATCACGGTGTGGACGAACGCGGTGCCCAGCCGTGGTTCGTAGGTGGCGGAGCGTTGACCGGTTCGTTGGGCAGTCGCGGACCGGTTCCGGTCCCCTTGTTGTCGGCCGAGGAAGCGGTGACCGCCGCCGTCGGGGATGTTCCCGAACTTGGTGACGTCGACGTGGATCATCGAGCCCGGGTGTGGGTGTTCGTAGCGGCGGATCGGCTCGCCGGTGACCCGGTCGATGCGGGACGGCCGATTGATTCTGCAGCGCACCAGGACTGCGTGCACGGTCGAGGCCGCGATACCCAACCGGCCGGCGATCTGGACCGGGCCGAGTCGCAGCCGCCACCGCAGCTTCACGATCTGCTTCTTCAAGTCTTCGCTGGTGCGGTTCGGGATGGACTTGGGGCGGCTGGATCGGTCGGTCATGCCCGCTGCGCCTTCGGATCGGTAGCGGGCGGCCCACTTTCGGGCCGTGACCGGGGAGACCATGAACATCTTCGCTGCGGTGGTCGCGGTCCAGCCCTGCTCGACGATCAGTCGGGCCAGTCGGAGCCGGGCTCGTGGGGTCAGAGCAGCGTTGGAATGGGTAGCGTGGGACACGAGGCCTCCTGTGGGTGGAGCGGTTCCTAGACAGCTCCACTCTCACCCGCGGGAGGCCTCACCCAACGGCAGGCTCAGGGACGTGTCCCACAACAACGTCCCTGGACATCACAACTAGCCGGCTTCGCCACTCCCGTCCGGCGACACATGGACCCCTACGGCAACCCCCTCGGCACACCCACCGGAACCTGGCACAACCGCCTCGGCTTCCTCGGAAAACACCAAGACACCACCACCGGCCTCACCGAACTCGGCGCCCGCCTCTACGACCCCACCACCGGCCGATTCACCCAAGTAGACCCCATCGGCGAACCACACAACCCGCAGCAAACTAATGGCTACAACTACGGCTGGAATAGTCCAGGATCCACCGTAGCGAT from Variovorax sp. PBS-H4 includes the following:
- a CDS encoding RHS repeat-associated core domain-containing protein translates to MDPYGNPLGTPTGTWHNRLGFLGKHQDTTTGLTELGARLYDPTTGRFTQVDPIGEPHNPQQTNGYNYGWNSPGSTVAIFVYSEGPYVGQIATAFVPGATNLRHWDMVGP
- a CDS encoding IS481 family transposase, with amino-acid sequence MSHATHSNAALTPRARLRLARLIVEQGWTATTAAKMFMVSPVTARKWAARYRSEGAAGMTDRSSRPKSIPNRTSEDLKKQIVKLRWRLRLGPVQIAGRLGIAASTVHAVLVRCRINRPSRIDRVTGEPIRRYEHPHPGSMIHVDVTKFGNIPDGGGHRFLGRQQGDRNRSATAQRTGQRSATYEPRLGTAFVHTVIDDHSRLAYAEICADEKAVTAVDVLKRAVAWFNDRGVSIERVLSDNGSAYRSHLWRDTCAELGIAPKRTRPYRPQTNGKIERFHRTLSDGWAYSRFYDSEAARRHALPHWIHFYNHHRIHSAIGGTPISRLTNLPGHHS